In Gadus macrocephalus chromosome 11, ASM3116895v1, a single genomic region encodes these proteins:
- the tektl1 gene encoding coiled-coil domain-containing protein 105: MSVQPVPLGSVTIGAPAWRESTELSLRRACRLLRQTGLGPGGTATGRPRSATTPGCPKHGSTEDKTAKHRDTTEDDGNGRDHADSRGGGCSITRPQTIGTTFPPASKSSTLVPSQAASLRERCARQSTATAGEYMRWVREVELRLRRQAGRSSQEIAKLERERAHLEMMLRSLRNDLQVNRESAGHRTERRPQRDGADLMLAWERRELTEMKHDVEETLRKTQQQLQVLDESSRDLQMWSSQQALVLVLLPHRGSVPAPHPPPAATRTLPPTYGFTSESEQVLDSSSLAINQSQRLREQIRHTLSEVVARQRASQHVVNGGLVKKVAETVTLERSLVLTAAATRHAASRKQREVDSLRLSHGRAQGPESSSDVFCRERLGRPVVQVYQRHPGTELPEATHLLQGSAVLGYRLGESEDDAARLRRCFLQLCGEARGKRAAARRDTTVVRMRLQRGDKRVIPHILQQGEPKVTQEDDSLSHRNIN, from the exons ATGTCCGTTCAGCCAGTACCGCTGGGGTCTGTGACCATCGGGGCCCCGGCCTGGAGGGAGAGCACCGAGCTCAGCCTGCGGAGAGCGTGCCGCCTGCTCAGGCAGACCGGCCTGGGGCCGGGCGGCACCGCGACGGGTCGCCCCCGGTCCGCTACCACCCCCGGTTGCCCCAAACACGGCAGCACAGAGGACAAGACCGCGAAGCACCGAGACACCACAGAGGACGACGGCAACGGCAGGGACCACGCCGACAGCCGCGGCGGGGGTTGTAGTATCACTAGACCCCAGACGATAGGGACAACG TTTCCACCTGCTTCCAAAAGCTCAACTTTGGTGCCTTCCCAGGCGGCCAGTCTGCGTGAGCGTTGCGCCCGGCAGAGCACGGCAACGGCGGGTGAATACATGCGCTGGGTGAGAGAGGTAGAACTTCGGCTACGCAGACAGGCTGGTAGATCAAGCCAGGAGATCGCCAAATTGGAGCGGGAGCGCGCACATCTTGAGATGATGCTGCGCAGCCTCAGAAACGACCTGCAGGTTAACCGGGAGAGCGCTGGGCACCGGACCGAGAGGAGGCCT CAGCGGGACGGTGCTGATTTGATGCTGGCCTGGGAGAGGCGTGAGCTGACAGAGATGAAACATGACGTTGAGGAAACGCTGAGAAAGACGCAGCAACAGCTACAG GTTCTGGACGAGTCCAGCAGGGACCTCCAGATGTGGTCCAGCCAGCAAGCCCTGGTTCTGGTCCTGCTCCCCCATCGCGGCTCGGTGCCCGCCCCACATCCCCCACCAGCCGCCACCAGAACACTACCACCGACCTACGGCTTCACCTCAG AGTCTGAGCAGGTGTTGGACTCCTCCTCACTAGccatcaaccaatcacagcggTTACGGGAGCAGATCAGACACACGCTGAGCGAGGTGGTTGCAAGGCAACGGGCGTCACAGCATGTGGTCAACGGTGGTCTGGTGAAGAAAGTAGCGGAGACAGTCACGCTGGAG CGGAGCCTGGTGCTGACGGCAGCCGCCACCAGACATGCGGCGTCTCGGAAACAGCGGGAGGTCGACTCCCTCCGCCTCAGCCACGGGAGGGCACAG GGCCCAGAGTCCAGCAGTGATGTGTTCTGCAGGGAGAGGCTGGGCCGTCCTGTGGTCCAGGTGTACCAGAGACACCCAGGCACCGAGCTCCCCGAGGCCACACACCTGCTACAG GGCAGTGCGGTGTTGGGCTATCGTTTGGGTGAGTCTGAAGACGACGCAGCACGTCTTCGGCGCTGCTTCCTCCAGCTGTGTGGAGAGGCGCGAGGGAAGCGTGCGGCCGCGCGTCGCGACACAACCGTGGTACGCATGCGACTGCAGCGTGGCGACAAGCGAGTAATACCTCACATcctccagcagggggagccAAAGGTGACGCAAGAAGATGATTCATTAAGTCATAGAAATATAAATTAA
- the zp3d.2 gene encoding zona pellucida sperm-binding protein 3d.2 has translation MAGSAIILKVATILICFLSAGITETSRRSRRSSGDQILPSSYLHLPDMLHSRNPLLPTEYFSPSRGTGSEPLPSRVRDLLLPVTPTPASPASALEPGSINTRCDGDKMNVQVHKSVLGWGGSASHLSVGTCRPTGSTGQFIYFEIRFNQCRTVRMVINNGLVYSNTLRYDPPPTPGPIRRVVPFTLPVSCQYDRYHYSYKIGYIPKIETQGVFKPITSREDFTLTPRNARWKRLSPWERHYVLGKPMFFEVSSRSLAPGRRLYVESCFATQGPSTTSTPRLSIVNNFGCMVKQIGRSRFIPSSKNRVRFSVDAFLFDAATVQVRTPLARGEHRYCILRWLVTCNVCRLALLFVPSQPLYMHCSMSTADSTATPTAKACTYDYAKKRWREVSGQESVCSCCETSCSSIPSSDVMVRSKSWTMERRGKPSAHPKKNINVAAATTMTPTTVKMMSKFRTLQQNGAGVSPVDVYAREWQEKALRGSGGVKEVPKGSVGTKEVLRGSARVKKVLRGSGGAKAVLKGSGGAKAVLKGSARVKKVLKGLGGSKEVLKGFGGTKEVLKGSGGTKAVLRGSGGGKAVLTGSGGTKEVLRGSVGTKAVLRGSGGAKEAWTGSGGTEEVLKGSVGAKEVLKGSGGTKEVLRGSGGGKAVLTGSGGTKEVLRGSVGAMEVLRGSGGGKEVLRGSGGAKELWTGSVGAKEVLKGTGWSKEVLRGLGGAKEVQGPKKLREGLKGSEGGLNVFSGKKEAVKGSGADGKVVKESEDVLERFGVEPHRIFETFFGFDK, from the exons ATGGCGGGGTCTGCTATTATTCTGAAGGTTGCTACGATTTTGATATGTTTTTTATCCGCTGGAATAACGGAAACATCCAGAAGGTCTAGGAGGAGCTCCGGTGATCAGATCCTACCCAGTTCCTACCTCCACCTGCCCGACATGCTTCATTCCAGGAACCCGCTGCTCCCCACGGAATATTTCTCACCATCACGCGGCACCGGCTCCGAGCCGCTTCCCTCCCGGGTCCGAGATCTTCTCCTTCCGGTTACTCCGACACCAGCCTCGCCCGCCTCAGCACTCGAGCCCGGCAGCATTAACACGCGCTGTGACGGGGACAAGATGAACGTGCAGGTCCACAAAAGTGTCTTGGGTTGGGGTGGATCAGCGTCGCATCTCTCCGTCGGTACTTGTCGACCTACCGGATCTACTGGACAGTTTATCTATTTTGAGATTAGATTCAACCAGTGTCGAACTGTCCGGATG GTGATCAATAACGGGCTGGTTTATTCCAACACGCTTCGCTACGACCCGCCGCCCACCCCGGGTCCGATAAGAAGAGTCGTGCCGTTCACCCTGCCAGTTTCCTGTCAATACGACCG GTACCACTACTCTTATAAAATAGGTTACATCCCGAAGATTGAGACGCAAGGGGTGTTTAAACCAATAACCAGCAGGGAGGACTTCACCCTGACCCCTCGGAACG CCAGGTGGAAAAGACTATCCCCGTGGGAGCGCCACTATGTCCTGGGGAAGCCGATGTTCTTTGAGGTGTCGTCTCGGAGCCTGGCTCCAGGCAGACGGCTTTACGTCGAGAGCTGTTTCGCCACCCAAGGGCCCTCGACCACCTCCACGCCCAGGCTCTCCATCGTTAACAATTTCGG GTGTATGGTCAAACAGATCGGTCGTTCCCGATTCATTCCCTCCAGTAAGAACAGGGTGAGGTTCAGTGTGGACGCCTTCCTGTTCGATGCAGCTACAGTCCAGGTGAGAACACCGTTAGCCAGGGGAGAACACCGTTA CTGTATTTTACGCTGGTTAGTTACTTGTAATGTATGCCGGTTGGCGCTCCTTTTTGTCCCCTCCCAGCCTCTCTACATGCACTGTTCCATGTCAACAGCTGACTCCACAGCGACACCTACAGCCAAGGCCTGTACCTACGACTATGCAAAGAAACG GTGGAGGGAGGTGTCCGGTCAGGAGTCTGTGTGTTCCTGCTGTGAGACCAGCTGTAGCTCCATCCCCTCATCAG ACGTGATGGTAAGGAGCAAATCCTGGACGATGGAGCGTAGAGGAAAACCTTCTGCCCATCCCAAGAAGAACATCAACGTGGCCGCAGCTACCACCATGACACCGACAACAGTCAAGATGATGAGCAAATTTAGAACTCTCCAACAAAATGGCGCTGGAGTCAGTCCTGTGGATGTATATGCCAGGGAGTGGCAAGAGAAAGCTCTGAGGGGTTCTGGTGGCGTCAAGGAGGTTCCGAAGGGTTCCGTTGGTACCAAGGAGGTTCTGAGGGGTTCTGCTAGAGTCAAGAAGGTTCTGAGGGGTTCCGGTGGCGCCAAGGCGGTTCTGAAGGGTTCTGGTGGCGCCAAGGCGGTTCTGAAGGGTTCTGCTAGAGTCAAGAAGGTTCTGAAGGGTTTGGGTGGTTCCAAGGAGGTTCTGAAGGGTTTTGGTGGTACCAAGGAGGTTCTGAAGGGTTCCGGTGGTACCAAGGCGGTTCTGAGGGGTTCTGGTGGTGGCAAGGCGGTTCTGACGGGTTCTGGTGGTACCAAGGAGGTTCTGAGGGGTTCCGTTGGTACCAAGGCGGTTCTGAGGGGTTCCGGTGGTGCCAAGGAGGCTTGGACGGGTTCCGGTGGCACCGAGGAGGTTCTGAAGGGTTCCGTTGGGGCCAAGGAGGTTCTGAAGGGTTCCGGTGGTACCAAGGAGGTTCTGAGGGGTTCTGGTGGTGGCAAGGCGGTTCTGACGGGTTCTGGTGGTACCAAGGAGGTTCTGAGGGGTTCCGTTGGTGCGATGGAGGTTCTGAGGGGTTCCGGTGGTGGCAAGGAGGTTCTGAGGGGTTCCGGTGGTGCCAAGGAGCTTTGGACGGGTTCCGTTGGTGCCAAGGAGGTTCTGAAGGGTACGGGTTGGTCCAAGGAGGTTCTGAGGGGTTTGGGTGGCGCCAAGGAAGTGCAGGGTCCCAAGAAGTTAAGGGAGGGTCTGAAGGGTTCTGAGGGGGGTTTGAACGTATTTAGTGGAAAGAAGGAAGCTGTTAAAGGTTCTGGGGCAGATGGAAAGGTCGTTAAGGAGTCTGAGGATGTTCTAGAGCGTTTTGGTGTTGAACCACACAGAATATTTGAAACTTTCTTTGGTTTTGACAAATAA
- the si:ch73-95l15.5 gene encoding uncharacterized protein si:ch73-95l15.5 isoform X1, with the protein MSSRGVCEECCVCGGPLQGNQRRWLFAGQNRRGGSRAPTPTPSESQRGGRSASSSLQNSPWSSSWSLGSSASLSRYQLALSSPAKGLDLLAVLSHILGRTVPRGGSRGEFLCGKCVAILERVFKFDSVIARVKVLSSERLQKLREQRDRMGSWVRYAYGRGPVGEGEGPGGGGEEDEDGEGPGYREMLQDNMSLSEYECWSERWDACPHFVRTGKRCGRGPGCEGCDSLRVSDSDYESVCGVPRHLPPHVTSSLALSRNKSNSMPLRWSSQASLGGSSLSSSPSSRTKSVQSLDSLDNGGGGGGGADPFDGPGGYVDLLLRELKNLEGKPVCSPSGSRIPLLDRGEGRPPDPKGAAVETYTVNRKLSFEENGQNGRDGQKKDKGTRDVPLDLADDFLPLHLQGAAGRLQQALSQLGGRLDEVLIETQSAQLGPPGDSEPPQNPGINGSEQVWLATLRSDCRAGWRVEREMEEMRRVGRERDGDLHTLSTVLQYNQDLINDLRLTLREKDGVQEEWEKEREVWRSREEALTALLQEKEALLLRQKVVLECSHREVLELTNSAIGQGMSGGGAEVALANQLREKEVLLAACLKDREDISTTLWKEINKMSAALQEHSEIHKKQRECRRVAIGGGEQKEEEPREVEEEERRREERRERRGLERELKEVQRSLAREKEEREREERRLNEALEMRDRLIEKILWDSAERDRLFRDVQQNLLNTSGSAVQYT; encoded by the exons ATGTCCTCCAGAGGCGTGTGTGAGGAGTGCTGCGTGTGTGGCGGACCCCTCCAGGGGAACCAGCGACGATGGCTGTTTGCCGGTCAGAACCGACGCGGGGGCAGCAGGGCTCCAACTCCCACTCCTTCGGAGtcccagagaggggggagatcagCCTCATCATCCTTACAGAACAGCCCCTGGA GTAGCTCGTGGTCTCTGGGCTCCTCGGCCTCGCTCTCCCGGTACCAGCTGGCTCTGAGCTCCCCCGCCAAGGGCTTGGACCTGCTCGCCGTGCTGAGCCACATCCTGGGTCGGACCGTACCACGGGGCGGCAGCCGCGGGGAGTTCCTGTGCGGTAAATGCGTGGCCATCCTGGAGCGAGTCTTCAAGTTCGACTCGGTGATCGCCCGCGTCAAGGTGCTCTCCTCGGAGCGCCTGCAGAAGCTGAGGGAGCAGCGAGACCGCATGGGCTCCTGGGTCCGCTACGCGTACGGCCGGGGCCCggtgggggaaggggaggggcccggcggcggcggcgaggaggacgaggacggggAGGGGCCGGGGTACAGGGAGATGCTGCAGGACAACATGTCCCTGTCGGAGTACGAGTGCTGGTCGGAGCGCTGGGACGCCTGCCCCCACTTCGTCCGCACCGGCAAGCGCTGTGGGCGGGGCCCGGGCTGCGAGGGCTGCGATTCGCTGCGCGTGTCCGACTCGGACTACGAGTCGGTGTGCGGCGTTCCCCGCCACCTCCCGCCCCACGTGACCTCCTCGCTGGCCCTGTCCCGGAACAAGTCGAACAGCATGCCCCTGCGCTGGTCCAGCCAGGCCTCGCTGGGCggctcttccctctcctcaagCCCCAGCTCCAGGACCAAGTCCGTCCAGTCGCTGGACTCCCTGgacaacggcggcggcggcggcggcggcgcggacCCGTTTGACGGACCTGGCGGCTACGTGGACCTGCTGCTCAGAGAGCTGAAGAACCTGGAGGGCAAGCCGGTCTGCTCGCCCTCAGGCAGTAGGATCCCCCTCCTGGACAGGGGCGAAGGCCGCCCTCCCGATCCGAAGGGAGCGGCGGTGGAGACGTACACGGTGAACCGGAAGCTGAGCTTCGAGGAGAACGGACAGAACGGACGGGACGGGCAGAAGAAGGACAAGGGGACGAGGGATGTTCCCCTGGATCTGGCTGATGACTTCCTGCCTCTCCATCTCCAG GGGGCTGCCGGGCGGCTGCAGCAGGCCCTCAGCCAGCTGGGGGGGCGGCTGGACGAGGTCCTGATCGAGACCCAGTCTGCCCAGCTGGGACCTCCGGGGGACTCTGAACCCCCACAGAACCCCGGGATCAACGGCTCAGAACAG GTGTGGCTGGCGACGCTGCGCTCTGACTGCCGggcagggtggagggtggagagggagatggaggagatgaggagggtggggcgagagagagacggggacctGCACACCCTCTCTACGGTGCTGCAGTACAACCAGGACCTGATCAAt GACCTGCGTCTGACCCTCCGAGAGAAGGACGGGGTTCAGGAGGagtgggagaaggagagggaggtgtgGAGGAGCCGAGAGGAGGCGCTCACTGCCctgctgcaggagaaggaggctcTGCTCCTCCGCCAGAAGGTGGTGCTAGAGTGCTCCCACAGGGAGGTCCTG GAGCTGACAAACTCTGCGATTGGACAGGGGATGTCAGGGGGCGGAGCGGAAGTGGCCTTAGCCAATCagctgagggagaaggaggtctTGCTGGCTGCGTGTCTGAAGGACAGAGAGGACATCAGTACCACCTTGTGGAAGGAGATCAACAAGATGTCTGCTGCTCTGCAGGAACATTCTGAAATACACAAG AAACAGAGGGAGTGCCGCCGTGTGGCGATAGGAGGaggggagcagaaggaggaggagccgagagaggtggaggaggaggagcggaggagggaggagaggcgaGAGCGGCGTGGGCTTGAGCGGGAGCTGAAGGAGGTGCAGCGCAGCTTggcgagggagaaggaggagcgagagagggaggagaggagactgaACGAGGCTCTGGAGATGAGAGACAGGCTGATCGAG AAAATCTTGTGGGATTCAGCGGAGAGGGACCGACTCTTTAGAGACGTGCAACAAAATCTGCTGAATACATCGGGATCTGCTGTTCAATACACTTAA
- the si:ch73-95l15.5 gene encoding uncharacterized protein si:ch73-95l15.5 isoform X2, with translation MSSRGVCEECCVCGGPLQGNQRRWLFAGQNRRGGSRAPTPTPSESQRGGRSASSSLQNSPWSSSWSLGSSASLSRYQLALSSPAKGLDLLAVLSHILGRTVPRGGSRGEFLCGKCVAILERVFKFDSVIARVKVLSSERLQKLREQRDRMGSWVRYAYGRGPVGEGEGPGGGGEEDEDGEGPGYREMLQDNMSLSEYECWSERWDACPHFVRTGKRCGRGPGCEGCDSLRVSDSDYESVCGVPRHLPPHVTSSLALSRNKSNSMPLRWSSQASLGGSSLSSSPSSRTKSVQSLDSLDNGGGGGGGADPFDGPGGYVDLLLRELKNLEGKPVCSPSGSRIPLLDRGEGRPPDPKGAAVETYTVNRKLSFEENGQNGRDGQKKDKGTRDVPLDLADDFLPLHLQGAAGRLQQALSQLGGRLDEVLIETQSAQLGPPGDSEPPQNPGINGSEQVWLATLRSDCRAGWRVEREMEEMRRVGRERDGDLHTLSTVLQYNQDLINDLRLTLREKDGVQEEWEKEREVWRSREEALTALLQEKEALLLRQKVVLECSHREVLGMSGGGAEVALANQLREKEVLLAACLKDREDISTTLWKEINKMSAALQEHSEIHKKQRECRRVAIGGGEQKEEEPREVEEEERRREERRERRGLERELKEVQRSLAREKEEREREERRLNEALEMRDRLIEKILWDSAERDRLFRDVQQNLLNTSGSAVQYT, from the exons ATGTCCTCCAGAGGCGTGTGTGAGGAGTGCTGCGTGTGTGGCGGACCCCTCCAGGGGAACCAGCGACGATGGCTGTTTGCCGGTCAGAACCGACGCGGGGGCAGCAGGGCTCCAACTCCCACTCCTTCGGAGtcccagagaggggggagatcagCCTCATCATCCTTACAGAACAGCCCCTGGA GTAGCTCGTGGTCTCTGGGCTCCTCGGCCTCGCTCTCCCGGTACCAGCTGGCTCTGAGCTCCCCCGCCAAGGGCTTGGACCTGCTCGCCGTGCTGAGCCACATCCTGGGTCGGACCGTACCACGGGGCGGCAGCCGCGGGGAGTTCCTGTGCGGTAAATGCGTGGCCATCCTGGAGCGAGTCTTCAAGTTCGACTCGGTGATCGCCCGCGTCAAGGTGCTCTCCTCGGAGCGCCTGCAGAAGCTGAGGGAGCAGCGAGACCGCATGGGCTCCTGGGTCCGCTACGCGTACGGCCGGGGCCCggtgggggaaggggaggggcccggcggcggcggcgaggaggacgaggacggggAGGGGCCGGGGTACAGGGAGATGCTGCAGGACAACATGTCCCTGTCGGAGTACGAGTGCTGGTCGGAGCGCTGGGACGCCTGCCCCCACTTCGTCCGCACCGGCAAGCGCTGTGGGCGGGGCCCGGGCTGCGAGGGCTGCGATTCGCTGCGCGTGTCCGACTCGGACTACGAGTCGGTGTGCGGCGTTCCCCGCCACCTCCCGCCCCACGTGACCTCCTCGCTGGCCCTGTCCCGGAACAAGTCGAACAGCATGCCCCTGCGCTGGTCCAGCCAGGCCTCGCTGGGCggctcttccctctcctcaagCCCCAGCTCCAGGACCAAGTCCGTCCAGTCGCTGGACTCCCTGgacaacggcggcggcggcggcggcggcgcggacCCGTTTGACGGACCTGGCGGCTACGTGGACCTGCTGCTCAGAGAGCTGAAGAACCTGGAGGGCAAGCCGGTCTGCTCGCCCTCAGGCAGTAGGATCCCCCTCCTGGACAGGGGCGAAGGCCGCCCTCCCGATCCGAAGGGAGCGGCGGTGGAGACGTACACGGTGAACCGGAAGCTGAGCTTCGAGGAGAACGGACAGAACGGACGGGACGGGCAGAAGAAGGACAAGGGGACGAGGGATGTTCCCCTGGATCTGGCTGATGACTTCCTGCCTCTCCATCTCCAG GGGGCTGCCGGGCGGCTGCAGCAGGCCCTCAGCCAGCTGGGGGGGCGGCTGGACGAGGTCCTGATCGAGACCCAGTCTGCCCAGCTGGGACCTCCGGGGGACTCTGAACCCCCACAGAACCCCGGGATCAACGGCTCAGAACAG GTGTGGCTGGCGACGCTGCGCTCTGACTGCCGggcagggtggagggtggagagggagatggaggagatgaggagggtggggcgagagagagacggggacctGCACACCCTCTCTACGGTGCTGCAGTACAACCAGGACCTGATCAAt GACCTGCGTCTGACCCTCCGAGAGAAGGACGGGGTTCAGGAGGagtgggagaaggagagggaggtgtgGAGGAGCCGAGAGGAGGCGCTCACTGCCctgctgcaggagaaggaggctcTGCTCCTCCGCCAGAAGGTGGTGCTAGAGTGCTCCCACAGGGAGGTCCTG GGGATGTCAGGGGGCGGAGCGGAAGTGGCCTTAGCCAATCagctgagggagaaggaggtctTGCTGGCTGCGTGTCTGAAGGACAGAGAGGACATCAGTACCACCTTGTGGAAGGAGATCAACAAGATGTCTGCTGCTCTGCAGGAACATTCTGAAATACACAAG AAACAGAGGGAGTGCCGCCGTGTGGCGATAGGAGGaggggagcagaaggaggaggagccgagagaggtggaggaggaggagcggaggagggaggagaggcgaGAGCGGCGTGGGCTTGAGCGGGAGCTGAAGGAGGTGCAGCGCAGCTTggcgagggagaaggaggagcgagagagggaggagaggagactgaACGAGGCTCTGGAGATGAGAGACAGGCTGATCGAG AAAATCTTGTGGGATTCAGCGGAGAGGGACCGACTCTTTAGAGACGTGCAACAAAATCTGCTGAATACATCGGGATCTGCTGTTCAATACACTTAA